A window of Ovis canadensis isolate MfBH-ARS-UI-01 breed Bighorn chromosome X, ARS-UI_OviCan_v2, whole genome shotgun sequence contains these coding sequences:
- the LOC138930650 gene encoding melanoma-associated antigen B10-like yields the protein MPQRHKNKYHAHVSPKGPLLLEITRSFREPSPLALLMHSFPVQDLMKVTRAQRRKVQVTGRKYRQHFPEILRRASKHMELVFGLEMMEVNRSRNIYALIKKLNLKDNEGLSDEKGLPKYHFLTVLLGIIFRKGILTIGEEAWEFLSVLGVYTGTRHWIFGEPRRLITKDLVQKKYLKYQQVPNGGPPHYEFLWGPRACVVTNKMKVLEVLGKSHDMVPTSFPDL from the exons ATGCCTCAGAGGCACAAGAACAAGTACCATGCCCAT GTTTCTCCCAAAGGTCCCCTGCTACTGGAGATCACCAGGAGCTTCAGGGAGCCATCACCCCTAGCTCTCCTGATGCACAGCTTTCCTGTGCAGGATCTGATGAAGGTGACCAGGGCCCAGAGGAGGAAAGTGCAG GTCACTGGCAGGAAGTATAGGCAGCACTTCCCTGAGATCCTCAGGAGAGCCTCTAAGCACATGGAGCTGGTATTTGGCCTCGAGATGATGGAAGTCAACCGTAGCAGGAACATCTAtgccctcatcaagaagcttaaCCTCAAGGACAATGAAGGTCTGAGTGATGAGAAGGGTCTGCCCAAGTACCATTTTCTCACTGTGCTCCTAGGGATTATCTTCAGGAAGGGTATACTCACCATTGGGGAGGAGGCCTGGGAATTCCTTAGTGTGTTGGGGGTCTATACTGGGACGAGGCACTGGATCTTTGGGGAGCCCAGAAGGCTCATCACCAAAGATCTGGTGCAGAAGAAGTACTTGAAATACCAACAAGTGCCCAATGGTGGTCCTCCGCACTACGAGTTCCTGTGGGGCCCGAGAGCTTGTGTTGTGACCAATAAGATGAAGGTGTTGGAGGTGCTGGGCAAGAGCCACGATATGGTCCCGACTTCCTTCCCAGACCTCTAG